A genomic stretch from Desulfobacterales bacterium includes:
- a CDS encoding TIGR01777 family oxidoreductase, whose protein sequence is MRVFVTGGTGFIGAALVERLLARGDRVTILSRSRPCEPSRPGLAFVQGDPAEEGAWQDEVGGHDAVVNLAGASIFRRWTGAGRKLIHGSRVRATRNLITALAGTRGRPVVLVNGSAIGYYGSGEDEEFTEAAGVGTGFLARLVRDWEAAALAAEEYGVRVVLARFGVVLGPGGGALARMAPPFRLGLGAVFGSGRQWFSWIGLDDLISALVFLLEEPGVAGPVNCTAPFPVTNRELSQTLARVLHRPLFLPPVPAWLLQVFLGEAASLFLDGQRVVPERLIGHGFCFRSPRLDETLADLI, encoded by the coding sequence ATGAGGGTGTTTGTTACCGGCGGGACCGGATTTATCGGCGCCGCCCTGGTTGAACGGCTCCTGGCCCGGGGAGACAGGGTAACCATCCTCAGCCGTTCCCGGCCTTGCGAACCGTCCCGTCCCGGTCTTGCCTTTGTTCAAGGGGATCCGGCAGAGGAGGGCGCCTGGCAGGATGAGGTGGGTGGCCATGATGCGGTGGTCAACCTGGCCGGGGCATCTATTTTCCGCCGGTGGACCGGGGCCGGCAGGAAACTGATTCACGGGAGCCGGGTCCGGGCCACCCGGAACCTGATAACGGCCCTGGCCGGAACCAGGGGCCGTCCCGTTGTTCTGGTGAATGGCTCGGCAATAGGATACTATGGGTCTGGTGAAGATGAGGAATTTACCGAGGCGGCCGGCGTTGGGACCGGTTTTCTTGCCCGGCTGGTCCGTGACTGGGAGGCAGCGGCCCTGGCAGCGGAAGAGTATGGCGTGCGGGTGGTGCTGGCCCGGTTCGGGGTGGTGCTGGGACCGGGCGGCGGCGCCCTTGCCAGGATGGCGCCGCCTTTTCGGCTGGGATTGGGAGCGGTGTTTGGTTCAGGCCGGCAATGGTTCTCCTGGATCGGTCTGGATGATCTGATCAGCGCGCTGGTTTTTCTGCTGGAAGAACCCGGTGTCGCCGGGCCGGTGAACTGCACCGCGCCCTTTCCGGTTACCAACCGGGAGTTGAGCCAAACCCTTGCCCGGGTTCTGCACCGGCCGCTCTTCCTGCCGCCGGTACCGGCCTGGCTGCTCCAGGTGTTCCTGGGCGAGGCAGCCTCTTTGTTTCTCGATGGGCAGCGGGTGGTGCCGGAGCGGCTGATCGGCCATGGCTTTTGTTTTCGCTCGCCCCGGCTTGACGAGACCCTGGCCGATCTGATCTGA